In the genome of Dermacentor variabilis isolate Ectoservices chromosome 5, ASM5094787v1, whole genome shotgun sequence, one region contains:
- the LOC142582099 gene encoding uncharacterized protein LOC142582099 codes for MPDTESTPAETTEAKVQILHAGAFGLRPPENFTFSNPGEWPRWISTLKDYAFMAGLHSAGDEAQKELDDLESQDVLRKVATPSEWCFGLVVEPKSSGGYRICVDLTKLNEVIERERFNLPMVEQILGQLGGAGCDYVLIVDYYSRFPEVVSVGYTMAPAVILAIKSCIAHFGIPDIVRIGNGPQFVSNEFAEFARSYGFRLETSSPRYPQSNGEAERMVRTVKDLLFKGPDRYLALLSYRDTPGPSGIFPAQALMGRKLQTRLLKLPEQLLPSLLCHTSFMEKDSWNKARQAMTYNRRHVSSQLAPLSPRGYVWVTDARCNGEVLSQAQRPRSYFVQTPRGVLQRIRRHLVLHSSEATPAQLAASSPVPPEVMQPAAPQEDTTQPEVTPQETVTQTRSARIVRPPRRLDL; via the exons ATGCCTGACACGGAATCCACCCCCGCCGAGACAACCGAAGCGAAAGTGCAGATCCTTCACGCTGGCGCATTTGGTCTGCGCCCACCGGAGAACTTCACGTTTTCAAACCCGGGAGAATGGCCAAGGTGGATTTCGACGCTCAAGGATTACGCTTTCATGGCCGGCCTCCACAGTGCCGGCGACGAGGCCCAG AAAGAGCTAGACGACCTGGAGTCGCAGGACGTCCTAAGGAAGGTAGCGACCCCAAGTGAATGGTGCTTCGGGCTTGTAGTCGAGCCCAAATCATCGGGCGGCTACAGAATCTGCGTCGATCTGACGAAGCTGAACGAAGTCATCGAAAGGGAGCGCTTCAACTTGCCGATGGTGGAACAGATTCTCGGCCAGTTGGGTGGAGC AGGGTGCGATTACGTCCTGATTGTTGATTATTATTCCAGGTTTCCTGAAGTAGTCTCCGTCGGGTACACCATGGCACCAGCAGTCATCTTGGCGATCAAGAGCTGTATTGCCCATTTTGGCATACCAGACATCGTCCGGATCGGCAACGGACCACAGTTTGTGTCCAACGAGTTCGCCGAGTTTGCGCGGTCATACGGCTTCCGTCTCGAGACCAGCAGCCCGAGGTACCCCCAGAGCAATGGAGAGGCAGAGCGCATGGTGCGCACAGTGAAAGACTTGCTCTTCAAAGGTCCTGATCGCTACCTTGCCTTACTGTCGTACCGTGACACGCCCGGCCCCAGCGGCATTTTCCCGGCTCAAGCCCTGATGGGAAGGAAATTACAAACTCGTCTCCTGAAATTACCGGAACAACTACTGCCGTCGTTACTATGCCACACAAGTTTCATGGAAAAGGACTCGTGGAACAAAGCAcggcaagcgatgacctacaatCGCCGTCATGTTTCAAGCCAATTGGCCCCTCTGAGTCCTAGAGGCTATGTATGGGTCACTGACGCACGCTGCAATGGTGAAGTACTCTCGCAGGCCCAGCGTCCGCGGTCCTACTTTGTTCAGACCCCCAGAGGCGTCCTTCAGCGTATTCGTCGACACCTGGTACTTCACTCATCGGAAGCGACCCCAGCTCAACTGGCAGCTTCTTCGCCTGTCCCTCCCGAGGTCATGCAGCCTGCAGCACCTCAAGAAGATACAACGCAGCCAGAAGTAACGCCGCAGGAAACGGTGACACAGACTCGCAGCGCTCGTATAGTGAGACCGCCGCGACGGTTGGACTTGTAA